Proteins encoded by one window of Cannabis sativa cultivar Pink pepper isolate KNU-18-1 chromosome 4, ASM2916894v1, whole genome shotgun sequence:
- the LOC115714575 gene encoding protein NEN4 codes for MLTILIKQSNYQNKPINSYTKKRHKFVLNKMELPSYSKTTENIVFFDLETTVPRRAGQRFWVLEFGAIVVCPRKLVELESFSTVIRPGDLSVVSLKSSRCDGITREKVSKAPSFEEVADKIFEVLDGRIWAGHNIRRFDCVRIKEAFADIGRPSPKPVGMIDSLPVLTHKFGRRAGNMKMATLADYFGLGQQKHRSLDDVRMNLEVLKHCATVLFLEASLPSVLNNGSWRMECSSPIMTRSRSHGKFLSQEREREEPISRKSPPTSYSNIGYQRPVPYTRASLGKMTERVKNLVLCKGNGNQPLISQLLRHSHSLLR; via the exons ATGTTAACAATTCTCATCAAACAATCAAATTACCAAAACAAACCCATCAATTCTTATACCAAAAAACGACATAAATTTGTGCTTAACAAAATGGAGCTTCCTTCTTATAGTAAAACGACAGAGAATATTGTGTTCTTTGACTTAGAAACGACAGTACCCAGAAGAGCCGGTCAACGGTTCTGGGTACTAGAATTCGGGGCAATTGTGGTTTGCCCTCGAAAGCTAGTGGAGTTGGAGAGCTTCAGTACGGTGATCAGGCCTGGAGATTTGTCTGTCGTGTCGTTGAAGTCTTCTCGGTGTGATGGGATTACTCGTGAGAAGGTATCCAAAGCGCCGTCGTTTGAGGAAGTTGCTGATAAGATATTTGAGGTTTTGGATGGCAGAATATGGGCAGGGCATAACATACGAAGATTTGATTGTGTTAGGATTAAGGAGGCCTTTGCTGATATTGGTAGGCCTTCTCCTAAACCTGTTGGTATGATTGATTCTTTGCCAGTTTTGACTCACAAGTTTGGCAGAAGAGCCGGTAATATGAAG ATGGCAACATTGGCTGATTATTTCGGGCTTGGGCAGCAAAAGCAcag AAGCCTTGATGATGTTCGGATGAATCTTGAAGTTCTGAAGCACTGTGCAACTGTTCTTTTTCTG gagGCAAGCCTCCCAAGCGTATTGAATAATGGAAGCTGGCGTATGGAGTGTAGTAGTCCTATAATGACAAGAAGTAGAAGCCATGGAAAATTCTTGTCCCAAGAACGAGAACGAGAAGAACCAATAAGTCGAAAATCTCCCCCAACTTCTTATAGTAATATTGGATATCAACGACCTGTTCCTTACACAAGGGCAAGTTTGGGAAAG ATGACAGAGAGAGTAAAAAATCTGGTGCTATGTAAGGGCAATGGAAATCAGCCTTTAATCAGCCAATTACTAAGGCATTCTCATTCGCTGCTCCGCTAG